In Oryza sativa Japonica Group chromosome 3, ASM3414082v1, one DNA window encodes the following:
- the LOC4334367 gene encoding fasciclin-like arabinogalactan protein 16, with protein MGAPVRGALVFLLLLAGAAAETAPEEPTLPSAAADGAASSGTTSGAGAGTGINSNSVLVALLDSHYTELAELVEKALLLQTLEDAVGKHNVTIFAPRNEALERDLDPEFKRFLLEPRNLKSLQSLLLFHVLPARLPSGSWSAVSHPTLSGEEVELAAAANDGAMRVAHAAVTRPDAVLRPDGVIHGIERLLVPRSVQEDFNRRRSLADISAVLPTGAPEVDPRTHRLKKPAPPVPPGAPPVLPIWDAMAPGPSIAPAPAPGPGSGKHHFDGHSQVKDFIQTLLLYGGYNELADILVNLTSLATEMGRLVSEGYVLTVLAPNDEAMARLTTDQLSEPGSPENILYYHMIPEYQTEESMYNAVRRFGKVRYDTLRLPHKVVAREADGSVKFGHGEGSAYLFDPDIYTDGRIAVQGIDAVLFPPDDTKTAPDTAPVRRAPAVTGTRKKNKLRRGKLLEATCQMAGILGQRLRFASCQ; from the exons ATGGGCGCGCCGGTGCgcggcgccctcgtcttcttgcttcttctcgccggcgcggccgcggaGACGGCGCCGGAGGAACCCACattgccctccgccgccgccgatggggCGGCTAGTAGCGGGACAACATCTGGCGCTGGTGCTGGAACGGGAATCAACTCGAACTCGGTGCTGGTGGCGCTGCTGGACTCGCATTACACGGAGCTGGCGGAGCTGGTGGAGAAGGCCCTGCTGCTCCAGACGCTGGAGGACGCCGTCGGCAAGCACAACGTCACCATCTTCGCGCCGCGGAACGAGGCGCTGGAGCGTGACCTCGACCCGGAGTTCAAGCGCTTCCTGCTCGAGCCGAGGAACCTCAAGTCGCTCCAGTCGCTGCTCCTCTTCCACGTCCTCCccgcccgcctcccctccgGGTCCTGGTCCGCCGTCTCCCACCCCACGCTCTCCGGCGAGGAGgttgagctcgccgccgccgccaacgacgGCGCGATGCGCGTCGCCCACGCCGCCGTCACCCGCCCGGACGCCGTGCTCAGGCCGGACGGTGTCATCCACGGGATCGAGCGCCTCCTCGTGCCGCGCTCTGTCCAGGAGGACTtcaaccgccgccgcagcctcgcCGACATCTCCGCCGTGCTGCCAACTGGCGCGCCCGAGGTTGACCCGAGGACGCACCGCCTCAAGaagccggcgccgcccgtgcCACCCGGCGCGCCCCCGGTGCTTCCGATCTGGGACGCCATGGCCCCCGGCCCATCCATCGCGCCGGCGCCTGCCCCTGGACCGGGCTCCGGGAAGCACCACTTCGACGGCCACAGCCAGGTGAAGGACTTCATCCAGACCCTCCTCCTGTACGGCGGCTACAACGAGCTCGCCGACATCCTCGTCAACCTCACCTCGCTCGCCACCGAGATGGGCCGGCTCGTCTCCGAGGGGTACGTGCTCACCGTGCTCGCGCCCAACGACGAGGCCATGGCGCGCCTCACCACCGACCAGCTCAGCGAGCCCGGCTCGCCGGAGAACATCCTGTACTACCACATGATCCCGGAGTACCAGACCGAGGAGAGCATGTACAACGCGGTGCGGCGGTTCGGCAAGGTGCGCTACGACACGCTGCGGCTGCCGCACAAGGTGGTGGCGCGCGAGGCCGACGGCTCAGTCAAGTTCGGCCATGGCGAGGGCTCGGCGTATCTCTTCGACCCGGACATCTACACGGATGGCAGGATCGCAGTGCAGGGCATTGACGCCGTGCTGTTCCCGCCGGATGACACCAAGACGGCGCCGGACACGGCGCCGGTCAGGAGGGCGCCCGCCGTCACCGGCACTCGCAAGAAGAACAAACTCCGGAGAG GCAAGTTGTTAGAAGCAACGTGCCAAATGGCTGGCATCCTTGGTCAGCGATTGCGATTCGCAAGCTGCCAGTAG